In the Candidatus Bathyarchaeota archaeon genome, AATGCCAAAAGAGGAAAGAATTGTAAGGATGAATGAAAACTTTGGGGAAAGTGCGGCCAGAACATGTGAAAAAAAGCGCCCGCGAACTAGTAGCACTATATCCAGATAAGTTTAGTACCGACTTTCAAAACAATAAGAAAGTTGTAGAATCGTTAGCTCAAATTTCTTCGGCTAAGCTTAGAAATAG is a window encoding:
- a CDS encoding 30S ribosomal protein S17e, with translation MGKVRPEHVKKSARELVALYPDKFSTDFQNNKKVVESLAQISSAKLRNRIAGYITRLKSIAHAGEAEEGAEEEEE